One window of Pseudochaenichthys georgianus chromosome 18, fPseGeo1.2, whole genome shotgun sequence genomic DNA carries:
- the sf1 gene encoding splicing factor 1 isoform X2 — translation MVGLNPDFKPPADYKPPATRVNDKVMIPQDEYPEINFVGLLIGPRGNTLKNIEKECCAKIMIRGKGSVKEGKVGRKDGQMLPGEDEPLHALVTANTMENVKKAVEQIRNILKQGIETPEDQNDLRKMQLRELARLNGTLREDDNRILRPWQNSEPRSITNTTLCTKCGGAGHISSDCKYTSSFAAHRATGGEPPQSAQDKARMDKEYLSLMAELGEAPVPSSGGGHSNNHGGGPRSSGQNNNQPPPQNRPPWMNSGPSENRNYHGMHGGHGGHGGHGGHGGHGGHGGLQHYPPPMPSMGGPPMPPNPNGMPPPWMQPPPPPMGQGHGHPMGLLPPPMGMMPPPPPPPSNQPPPPPSGPLPPWQQQAPPPPPTSSMATSTQLPWQQNTTTTSSPGTGTLPPWQQPQQPATSGAQPPPPIGTPSMVPPPPGVQPPLPPGAPPPPPPPPPGSTGMMYAPPPPPPPMDPSNFVTMMGMGVPGMPPFGMPPAPPPPPPQN, via the exons ATGGTTGGCCTCAACCCAGACTTCAAACCTCCTGCAGATTATAA ACCTCCAGCCACTAGAGTCAACGACAAAGTGATGATTCCCCAAGATGAATACCCTGAAATCAACTTTGTTGGTCTACTTATCGGGCCACG TGGCAATACACTGAAAAACATTGAGAAGGAGTGCTGCGCCAAGATCATGATCCggggaaaaggctctgtgaagGAGGGGAAGGTCGGCCGAAAGGACGGGCAGATGCTGCCAGGAGAAGACGAGCCTCTGCACGCCCTGGTCACCGCCAACACAATGGAGAACGTCAAGAAAGCTGTGGAGCAG ATACGCAACATTCTAAAGCAAGGTATTGAGACGCCTGAGGATCAGAACGACCTGCGGAAGATGCAGCTGAGGGAGCTGGCCAGACTCAACGGCACACTGAGGGAAGACGACAACAG GATCCTCCGTCCTTGGCAGAACTCGGAGCCTCGCAGCATCACCAACACCACCCTCTGTACCAAGTGTGGTGGAGCAGGCCACATCTCCTCTGACTGCAAGTACACCAG CTCATTTGCTGCCCACAGAGCGACAGGCGGAGAGCCTCCCCAGTCAGCGCAGGACAAGGCTCGTATGGACAAGGAGTATCTGTCCCTGATGGCTGAGCTAGGAGAGGCCCCGGTCCCCTCATCAGGTGGAGGACACTCCAACAACCATGGAGGAGGGCCTCGGTCCTCAGGGCAGAACAACAACCAGCCACCACCG CAGAACCGGCCTCCCTGGATGAACTCTGGTCCGTCGGAAAACAGGAACTACCACGGCATGCATGGAGGTCACGGAGGTCATGGAGGTCACGGAGGTCATGGCGGTCATGGTGGCCATGGAGGACTCCAACACTACCCTCCACCAATGCCCAGCATGGGAGGCCCCCCAATGCCCCCAAACCCCAACGGCATGCCTCCCCCCTGGATGCAGCCTCCCCCGCCTCCCATGGGCCAGGGTCACGGACATCCCATGG GTCTGCTGCCACCTCCAATGGGCATGATGCCACCCCCACCTCCTCCCCCCAGCAACCAGCCACCTCCCCCTCCTTCTGGACCTCTGCCACCATGGCAACAGCAGGCTCCACCTCCCCCTCCAACGAGCAGCATGGCAACAAGTACGCAGCTACCCTGGCAACAGA ATACGACCACCACGTCCAGCCCTGGCACCGGCACCCTGCCTCCAtggcagcagccccagcagccaGCAACCTCCGGAGCCCAGCCCCCCCCACCCATAGGAACCCCTTCCATGGTGCCGCCTCCCCCAGGCGTCCAGCCCCCGTTGCCCCCGGgtgcccctcctcctcccccaccACCGCCTCCAGGCTCAACTGGAATGATGTACGCCCCCCCACCACCGCCGCCACCCATGGACCCTTCCAACTTTGTCACCATGATGGGGATGGGGGTACCAGGCATGCCCCCCTTTGGCATGCCTCCTGCCCCCCCAcctcctcccccccagaattaa